A stretch of the Nyctibius grandis isolate bNycGra1 chromosome 13, bNycGra1.pri, whole genome shotgun sequence genome encodes the following:
- the LOC137669695 gene encoding integrator complex subunit 6-like isoform X1, which yields MPILLFLIDTSASMNQRAYLGTSYLDIAKGAVEIFMKLRARDPASRGDRYMLVTFDEPPYCIKAGWKENHATFMNELKNLQASGLTTLGQALRSSFDLLNLNRLVSGIDNYGQGRNPFFLEPSILITITDGNKLTNTAGVQEELHLPLNSPLPGSELTKEPFRWDQRLFALVLRLPGAAFAEPEQLGSVPTDESAITQMCEVTGGRSYCVRTQRMLNQCLESLVQKVQSGVVINFEKSGPDPPPIGEDGLVDSSRPINSFASQPWHSCHKLIYVRPNPKTGVPVGHWPIPESFWPDQNSPTLPPRTAHPVVRFSCVDCEPMVIDKLPFDKYELEPSPLTQYILERKSPHACWQVFVSSSGKYSELGHPFGYLKASTTLTCVNLFVMPYNYPVLLPLLDDLFKVHKLKPNLKWRQAFDNYLKTMPPYYLLPLKKALRMMGAPNLISDNLDCGLSYSVISYLKKLSQQTKIESERIIGSVGKKVPQEIGIKVKNHSSGLSLVHSRDFKQLLQGITGESPLRLAEMNVKEFAGFHIGLLNKDLKPQAFRNAYDIPRHSLLDQLTRMRTNLLKTRRPIVGQDEDCLHSVPVAQMGNYQEYLKMMPSPLREIDPDQPKRLHTFGNPFKQDKKGMMIDEADEFVAGPQNKIKRPGEPNTPASLKRRRSMSPLLRRPQSPPVVTNHVGGKGPPSASGSPSYLNLKGVPASKDTNNSIVQDGNGEKKAEYCQSLEKQIDGLPVQMAPSVPVAMGEDEMLPNDLDSLPVEFNCLSEDGLDHKPGTNALVRGPLNYSVAGDDQKRVTESTSESVPNSFKITPMMLEGSNADIKIKVMKEVRKPGRNYEKIFSLLEEVQGPMEIQKYFIEFAIKEAARFKKRVLIQHLERILEEVEFNSLPNRVNHVNSR from the exons GCTGGATGGAAGGAAAACCATGCAACATTTATGAATGAACTGAAAAATCTTCAGGCTTCAGGACTAACAACCCTTGGTCAGGCACTCAGGTCATCGTTTGACTTGTTAAATCTCAATAGATTAGTGTCTGGAATAGACAACTATGGACAG GGAAGGAATCCATTCTTTTTGGAGCCATCTATTTTGATTACCATCACAGACGGAAACAAACTGACAAATACGGCTGGAGTTCAAGAGGAG CTTCATCTTCCTTTGAATTCTCCTTTGCCTGGAAGTGAACTAACCAAAGAACCATTTCGTTGGGATCAAAGGCTGTTTGCTCTAGTGCTGCGTTTGCCAGGAGCTGCATTTGCTGAACCAGAGCAGCTTGGGAGTGTGCCTACTGATGAATCTGCTATCACACAGATGTGTGAAGTTACAGGAG GTCGTTCTTACTGTGTTCGGACACAAAGAATGTTGAATCAATGTTTAGAATCTCTAGTTCAAAAAGTCCAAAGTGGAGTTGTTATTAACTTTGAAAAGTCAGGACCAGATCCACCTCCGATTGGAGAAG ATGGACTTGTTGATTCATCCAGGCCCATCAATTCATTTGCTTCTCAACCGTGGCATAGTTGTCATAAACTCATTTATGTACGGCCTAACCCTAAAACTGGTGTTCCTGTTGGGCATTGGCCAATCCCAGAATCTTTTTGGCCTGATCAGAATTCACCGACACTG CCTCCGCGCACAGCTCACCCTGTTGTGAGGTTCTCCTGTGTTGATTGTGAGCCGATGGTAATAGACAAGCTTCCTTTTGACAAGTATGAGCTTGAGCCTTCACCCTTAACACAGTACATCTTGGAACGAAAGTCTCCCCATGCCTGCTGGCAG GTATTTGTGAGTAGCAGTGGAAAATACAGTGAACTTGGCCATCCGTTTGggtatttaaaagcaagcaCTACTTTAACCTGTGTAAACCTCTTTGTGATGCCTTACAACTATCCTGTTTTACTTCCGTTGTTAG ATGACTTGTTTAAGGTTCACAAACTTAAGCCAAATCTGAAGTGGCGACAGGCTTTTGACAACTACTTAAAAACAATGCCTCCTTACTACTTACTG CCATTAAAGAAAGCCCTAAGGATGATGGGAGCTCCAAATCTGATATCAGATAATTTAGATTGTGGACTTAGTTACAGTGTTATCTCTTACCTTAAAAAACTCAGCCAACAG ACAAAAATAGAGTCGGAACGGATAATAGGTTCAGTGGGTAAGAAAGTTCCACAAGAAATTggaataaaagtgaaaaatcactCCAGTGGCCTCTCCTTGGTACACAGTAGGGACTTTAAACAACTGCTGCAAGGGATCACTGGGGAATCTCCACTGAGACTGGCGGAAATGAATGTTAAAGAATTTGCTGGCTTCCACATAGGACTTTTAAACAAG GATTTGAAGCCACAGGCATTCAGAAATGCATATGATATTCCTCGTCACAGTCTTCTAGACCAGCTAACTAGAATGAGAACCAATCTTCTAAAAACACGCAGGCCTATCGTGGGGCAGGATGAAG ACTGCCTTCATAGTGTTCCTGTTGCTCAAATGGGAAATTACCAGGAATACCTGAAAATGATGCCTTCACCCCTTCGGGAGATTGACCCAGACCAACCAAAAAGACTTCATACATTTGGCAATCCATTTAAACAGGATAAGAAG ggtaTGATGATAGACGAAGCAGATGAATTTGTTGCTGGCCCTCAAAATAAGATTAAGCGTCCTGGAGAGCCCAATACTCCAGCATCTCTAAAGAGAAGGCGTAGCATGTCACCACTGTTGAGACGGCCACAGTCACCACCCGTTGTAACGAATCACGTTGGTGGGAAAGGGCCACCATCTGCTTCTGGATCCCCATCGTATCTGAACCTCAAAGGTGTCCCAGCAAGTAAAG atACCAATAACAGTATTGTCCAAGATGGCaatggagagaagaaagcagaatattGTCAGTCACTGGAAAAGCAAATTGATGGCTTACCTGTGCAAATGGCTCCTTCGGTTCCAGTTGCTATGGGAGAGGATGAAATGTTACCCAATGACTTAGACTCTCTACCTGTTGAATTCAATTGTTTAAGTGAAGATGGATTGGATCATAAACCTGGTACCAACGCGCTTGTTCGAGGGCCTCTAAATTACAGTGTGGCTGGAGATGACCAAAAACGGGTGACGGAGTCTACTTCCGAATCTGTGccaaattcatttaaaataacacCTATGATGCTGGAGGGGAGCAATGCTGATATCAAAATTAAAGTGATGAAAGAGGTTCGCAAACCTGGAAGAA attatgaaaaaattttctctcttcttgagGAGGTGCAAGGACCGATGGAAATTCAGAAGTATTTCATTGAATTTGCTATCAAGGAAGCAGCAAG GTTTAAAAAACGAGTCTTAATACAACACTTAGAGAGAATACTAGAGGAAGTAGAGTTCAACAGCCTACCCAACAGAGTTAATCATGTCAACAGTAGATAA
- the LOC137669695 gene encoding integrator complex subunit 6-like isoform X2, with protein sequence MPILLFLIDTSASMNQRAYLGTSYLDIAKGAVEIFMKLRARDPASRGDRYMLVTFDEPPYCIKAGWKENHATFMNELKNLQASGLTTLGQALRSSFDLLNLNRLVSGIDNYGQGRNPFFLEPSILITITDGNKLTNTAGVQEELHLPLNSPLPGSELTKEPFRWDQRLFALVLRLPGAAFAEPEQLGSVPTDESAITQMCEVTGGRSYCVRTQRMLNQCLESLVQKVQSGVVINFEKSGPDPPPIGEDGLVDSSRPINSFASQPWHSCHKLIYVRPNPKTGVPVGHWPIPESFWPDQNSPTLPPRTAHPVVRFSCVDCEPMVIDKLPFDKYELEPSPLTQYILERKSPHACWQVFVSSSGKYSELGHPFGYLKASTTLTCVNLFVMPYNYPVLLPLLDDLFKVHKLKPNLKWRQAFDNYLKTMPPYYLLTKIESERIIGSVGKKVPQEIGIKVKNHSSGLSLVHSRDFKQLLQGITGESPLRLAEMNVKEFAGFHIGLLNKDLKPQAFRNAYDIPRHSLLDQLTRMRTNLLKTRRPIVGQDEDCLHSVPVAQMGNYQEYLKMMPSPLREIDPDQPKRLHTFGNPFKQDKKGMMIDEADEFVAGPQNKIKRPGEPNTPASLKRRRSMSPLLRRPQSPPVVTNHVGGKGPPSASGSPSYLNLKGVPASKDTNNSIVQDGNGEKKAEYCQSLEKQIDGLPVQMAPSVPVAMGEDEMLPNDLDSLPVEFNCLSEDGLDHKPGTNALVRGPLNYSVAGDDQKRVTESTSESVPNSFKITPMMLEGSNADIKIKVMKEVRKPGRNYEKIFSLLEEVQGPMEIQKYFIEFAIKEAARFKKRVLIQHLERILEEVEFNSLPNRVNHVNSR encoded by the exons GCTGGATGGAAGGAAAACCATGCAACATTTATGAATGAACTGAAAAATCTTCAGGCTTCAGGACTAACAACCCTTGGTCAGGCACTCAGGTCATCGTTTGACTTGTTAAATCTCAATAGATTAGTGTCTGGAATAGACAACTATGGACAG GGAAGGAATCCATTCTTTTTGGAGCCATCTATTTTGATTACCATCACAGACGGAAACAAACTGACAAATACGGCTGGAGTTCAAGAGGAG CTTCATCTTCCTTTGAATTCTCCTTTGCCTGGAAGTGAACTAACCAAAGAACCATTTCGTTGGGATCAAAGGCTGTTTGCTCTAGTGCTGCGTTTGCCAGGAGCTGCATTTGCTGAACCAGAGCAGCTTGGGAGTGTGCCTACTGATGAATCTGCTATCACACAGATGTGTGAAGTTACAGGAG GTCGTTCTTACTGTGTTCGGACACAAAGAATGTTGAATCAATGTTTAGAATCTCTAGTTCAAAAAGTCCAAAGTGGAGTTGTTATTAACTTTGAAAAGTCAGGACCAGATCCACCTCCGATTGGAGAAG ATGGACTTGTTGATTCATCCAGGCCCATCAATTCATTTGCTTCTCAACCGTGGCATAGTTGTCATAAACTCATTTATGTACGGCCTAACCCTAAAACTGGTGTTCCTGTTGGGCATTGGCCAATCCCAGAATCTTTTTGGCCTGATCAGAATTCACCGACACTG CCTCCGCGCACAGCTCACCCTGTTGTGAGGTTCTCCTGTGTTGATTGTGAGCCGATGGTAATAGACAAGCTTCCTTTTGACAAGTATGAGCTTGAGCCTTCACCCTTAACACAGTACATCTTGGAACGAAAGTCTCCCCATGCCTGCTGGCAG GTATTTGTGAGTAGCAGTGGAAAATACAGTGAACTTGGCCATCCGTTTGggtatttaaaagcaagcaCTACTTTAACCTGTGTAAACCTCTTTGTGATGCCTTACAACTATCCTGTTTTACTTCCGTTGTTAG ATGACTTGTTTAAGGTTCACAAACTTAAGCCAAATCTGAAGTGGCGACAGGCTTTTGACAACTACTTAAAAACAATGCCTCCTTACTACTTACTG ACAAAAATAGAGTCGGAACGGATAATAGGTTCAGTGGGTAAGAAAGTTCCACAAGAAATTggaataaaagtgaaaaatcactCCAGTGGCCTCTCCTTGGTACACAGTAGGGACTTTAAACAACTGCTGCAAGGGATCACTGGGGAATCTCCACTGAGACTGGCGGAAATGAATGTTAAAGAATTTGCTGGCTTCCACATAGGACTTTTAAACAAG GATTTGAAGCCACAGGCATTCAGAAATGCATATGATATTCCTCGTCACAGTCTTCTAGACCAGCTAACTAGAATGAGAACCAATCTTCTAAAAACACGCAGGCCTATCGTGGGGCAGGATGAAG ACTGCCTTCATAGTGTTCCTGTTGCTCAAATGGGAAATTACCAGGAATACCTGAAAATGATGCCTTCACCCCTTCGGGAGATTGACCCAGACCAACCAAAAAGACTTCATACATTTGGCAATCCATTTAAACAGGATAAGAAG ggtaTGATGATAGACGAAGCAGATGAATTTGTTGCTGGCCCTCAAAATAAGATTAAGCGTCCTGGAGAGCCCAATACTCCAGCATCTCTAAAGAGAAGGCGTAGCATGTCACCACTGTTGAGACGGCCACAGTCACCACCCGTTGTAACGAATCACGTTGGTGGGAAAGGGCCACCATCTGCTTCTGGATCCCCATCGTATCTGAACCTCAAAGGTGTCCCAGCAAGTAAAG atACCAATAACAGTATTGTCCAAGATGGCaatggagagaagaaagcagaatattGTCAGTCACTGGAAAAGCAAATTGATGGCTTACCTGTGCAAATGGCTCCTTCGGTTCCAGTTGCTATGGGAGAGGATGAAATGTTACCCAATGACTTAGACTCTCTACCTGTTGAATTCAATTGTTTAAGTGAAGATGGATTGGATCATAAACCTGGTACCAACGCGCTTGTTCGAGGGCCTCTAAATTACAGTGTGGCTGGAGATGACCAAAAACGGGTGACGGAGTCTACTTCCGAATCTGTGccaaattcatttaaaataacacCTATGATGCTGGAGGGGAGCAATGCTGATATCAAAATTAAAGTGATGAAAGAGGTTCGCAAACCTGGAAGAA attatgaaaaaattttctctcttcttgagGAGGTGCAAGGACCGATGGAAATTCAGAAGTATTTCATTGAATTTGCTATCAAGGAAGCAGCAAG GTTTAAAAAACGAGTCTTAATACAACACTTAGAGAGAATACTAGAGGAAGTAGAGTTCAACAGCCTACCCAACAGAGTTAATCATGTCAACAGTAGATAA